One genomic window of Sphingomonas ginsengisoli An et al. 2013 includes the following:
- a CDS encoding family 1 glycosylhydrolase, which yields MFATGIENSIPTIQNGRVRVDQMEASHHYEKWRQDFDCVEEIGIEYLRFGPPLHKCYLGPGKYDWEFADLTLADLKRRNITPIVDLCHFGVPDWMGNFQNPDFPDLFAAYASAFAERFPWVQLYTPVNEMFICAVFSAKYGWWNEQLRTDLGFVTALKHIVKGNVLAMVEILKRRPDAIFIQSESSEYFHADSPAAIGPAELLNARRFLSLDLNYGRRVDSEMYEYLLDNGMTREEYHFFLHNRLKQHCILGNDYYWTNEHRVHADGHTESSGEVFGYSEITRQYHNRYRLPIMHTETNLREGPTGQEAVQWLWKEWANVLRLRNVGIPTVGFTWYSLTDQVDWDTALREKNGNVNPLGLFDLDRNIRNVGKAYKNLIRDWRDVLPASSVCLAVPIKPLDQECWPPNNDAAAAGLTLTQQSVQNPENE from the coding sequence ATGTTTGCGACGGGGATCGAGAACAGCATTCCCACCATTCAGAACGGCCGCGTCCGGGTCGATCAGATGGAGGCCAGCCACCATTACGAGAAGTGGCGGCAGGACTTCGACTGCGTCGAGGAGATCGGGATCGAGTATCTCCGCTTCGGGCCGCCGTTGCACAAATGCTATCTGGGCCCCGGCAAATACGACTGGGAATTCGCCGACCTGACGCTGGCGGATTTGAAGCGCCGCAACATCACCCCGATCGTCGACCTCTGCCACTTCGGCGTGCCCGACTGGATGGGCAATTTTCAGAACCCCGACTTCCCCGACCTGTTCGCGGCCTATGCCTCGGCCTTCGCCGAGCGCTTCCCGTGGGTGCAGCTCTACACCCCGGTGAACGAGATGTTCATCTGCGCGGTCTTCAGCGCCAAATATGGCTGGTGGAACGAGCAGCTGCGGACCGACCTGGGGTTCGTCACCGCCTTGAAGCACATCGTCAAAGGCAATGTGCTGGCGATGGTCGAGATCTTGAAGCGGCGGCCCGACGCCATCTTCATTCAGTCGGAATCGTCGGAATATTTCCACGCCGACAGCCCCGCCGCGATCGGCCCGGCCGAGCTGTTGAACGCGCGTCGCTTCCTCAGCCTCGATCTCAATTACGGGCGCCGGGTCGACAGCGAGATGTACGAATATCTGCTCGATAACGGGATGACGCGGGAGGAGTATCACTTCTTCCTCCACAACCGGCTGAAGCAGCACTGCATCCTCGGCAACGATTATTACTGGACCAACGAGCATCGGGTCCACGCCGACGGCCACACCGAAAGCTCGGGCGAGGTGTTCGGTTACTCGGAGATCACGCGGCAATATCACAACCGCTACCGCCTCCCGATCATGCACACCGAGACCAACTTGCGCGAAGGGCCGACGGGGCAGGAAGCGGTGCAGTGGCTGTGGAAGGAGTGGGCGAACGTGCTTCGCCTGCGCAACGTCGGCATCCCGACCGTCGGCTTCACCTGGTACAGCCTGACCGACCAGGTCGACTGGGACACCGCGCTCCGCGAGAAGAATGGCAACGTCAATCCGCTCGGGCTGTTCGATCTCGACCGCAACATCCGCAACGTCGGTAAGGCCTACAAGAATTTGATCCGCGACTGGCGCGACGTGCTGCCGGCCTCGTCGGTCTGCCTGGCGGTGCCGATCAAGCCGCTCGACCAGGAATGCTGGCCGCCGAACAACGACGCGGCGGCGGCGGGGCTCACGCTGACCCAGCAGTCGGTCCAGAATCCGGAGAACGAGTGA
- a CDS encoding HpcH/HpaI aldolase/citrate lyase family protein — MSGPAPRSWLFVPADSEKKIARALDCGADAIIFDLEDSVAPSEKPRARDIVKGLGPSERSQLWVRINPLTSEWHKDDLDILGNAAVHGIVLPKAESGADVETLAHRTGNIPIHAIVTETAASLFGLLSYRGQNALSAMSWGAEDLSADLGASAKTDEDGALSFTYRLARSLCLAGARAAGVAAIDTVFTDYRDEPGLILETLAAAREGFDGKLAIHPAQVGPINEAFTPGADEVAHAQAVVDAFAAQPDAGVLSLDGRMIDRPHLLQAQRVLARTTPPTE; from the coding sequence ATGAGCGGCCCCGCCCCGCGCAGCTGGCTGTTCGTCCCCGCCGACAGCGAAAAGAAGATCGCCCGCGCGCTCGACTGCGGCGCCGACGCGATCATCTTCGACCTTGAGGACAGCGTCGCCCCGTCCGAGAAGCCGCGCGCCCGCGACATCGTCAAAGGCCTCGGCCCGTCCGAGCGCAGCCAGCTTTGGGTCCGCATCAACCCCCTCACCAGCGAGTGGCACAAGGACGACCTCGACATCCTCGGCAATGCCGCGGTCCACGGCATCGTCCTCCCCAAGGCCGAGAGCGGCGCCGACGTCGAGACCCTCGCCCACCGCACCGGCAACATTCCCATCCACGCCATCGTCACCGAGACCGCCGCCAGCCTGTTCGGCTTGCTCAGCTACCGCGGCCAGAATGCCTTGAGCGCGATGAGCTGGGGCGCCGAGGACCTCTCCGCCGACCTCGGCGCGAGCGCCAAGACCGACGAGGACGGCGCGCTCTCTTTCACCTACCGGCTCGCCCGCTCGCTCTGCCTCGCCGGCGCCCGCGCCGCCGGGGTCGCGGCGATCGACACCGTCTTCACCGACTATCGCGACGAGCCTGGCCTCATCCTCGAGACGCTCGCCGCGGCGCGCGAAGGGTTCGACGGCAAGCTCGCCATCCACCCGGCGCAGGTCGGCCCGATCAACGAGGCTTTCACCCCCGGCGCCGACGAAGTCGCCCACGCCCAGGCGGTGGTCGACGCCTTCGCCGCCCAGCCCGACGCCGGGGTGCTCAGTTTGGACGGCCGGATGATCGACCGCCCGCATCTTCTCCAGGCCCAGCGCGTTCTCGCCCGGACCACTCCTCCGACAGAATAG
- a CDS encoding NAD(P)-dependent alcohol dehydrogenase, which translates to MGTAAIGWGTDAPDQPLKPIAFERRDLRPNDVAIDISHAGICHSDLHTCRNDWRGTRYPVIPGHEIVGTVTAIGAEVTRHRVGDTVAVGCMVDSCMECDQCLEGWEIFCRKGCVQTYNSKDYHDGTVSKGGYTDHIVVRDHFVLKVPAGMDVSRVAPLLCAGITTYSPLRQYDVGPNSKVAVVGLGGLGHMGVKLAAALGAHVTMITTTPAKGEDARALGAHDVIISTDKAQMKAAATRFDFILNTIPVSHEIDPYLELLGRSGRMVIVGALMEMPPFTGGKLVFWNRAVGGSAIGGIPETQEMLDFCAAKGIYPEIETIRMDQVNDAYERLLKNDVRYRFVIDMSTLEKPQA; encoded by the coding sequence ATGGGAACCGCCGCCATCGGCTGGGGCACCGACGCCCCCGACCAGCCCTTGAAGCCGATCGCCTTCGAGCGCCGCGACCTCCGCCCGAACGACGTCGCGATCGACATCAGCCACGCGGGCATCTGCCACTCGGACCTCCACACCTGCCGCAACGACTGGCGCGGCACCCGCTACCCCGTCATCCCCGGCCATGAGATCGTCGGCACCGTCACCGCGATCGGCGCCGAGGTCACCCGCCACCGCGTCGGCGACACCGTCGCGGTCGGTTGCATGGTCGACAGCTGCATGGAGTGCGACCAGTGCCTCGAGGGGTGGGAGATCTTCTGCCGCAAGGGCTGCGTCCAGACCTACAACAGCAAGGACTATCACGACGGCACCGTCAGCAAGGGCGGCTACACCGACCATATCGTCGTCCGCGACCACTTCGTCCTCAAGGTCCCCGCCGGCATGGACGTCAGCCGCGTCGCCCCGCTGCTGTGCGCCGGCATCACCACTTACTCGCCGCTGCGCCAATATGACGTCGGCCCCAACAGCAAGGTCGCCGTCGTCGGCCTCGGCGGCCTCGGCCACATGGGGGTCAAGCTCGCCGCCGCCTTGGGCGCGCACGTCACCATGATCACCACCACCCCGGCCAAGGGCGAGGACGCCCGCGCGTTGGGCGCGCACGACGTCATAATCTCGACCGACAAGGCGCAGATGAAGGCCGCCGCGACCCGCTTCGACTTCATCTTGAACACGATCCCCGTCAGCCACGAGATCGACCCCTATCTCGAACTGCTCGGCCGCTCGGGGCGGATGGTGATCGTCGGCGCGCTGATGGAGATGCCACCCTTCACCGGCGGCAAGCTCGTCTTCTGGAACCGCGCGGTCGGCGGCTCGGCGATCGGCGGCATCCCCGAGACGCAGGAGATGCTCGACTTCTGCGCCGCCAAGGGCATCTATCCCGAGATCGAGACGATCCGGATGGACCAGGTCAACGACGCCTATGAGCGCCTGCTCAAGAACGACGTCCGCTATCGCTTCGTGATCGACATGAGCACGCTGGAGAAACCGCAGGCATGA
- a CDS encoding 2-dehydro-3-deoxygalactonokinase — translation MAERMWTNGIIAVDWGTTNRRAWRLDPNGRSEAEFEDDQGITAIKPGGFPAAVADVRQRLGDLPLLMAGMIGSNRGWVEAPYVACPAGPAELAKHLQQIPDQKAAIVPGLSYCDGHRADVMRGEEVQLFGAVAAGLSPPDALVCHPGTHNKWALLEAGRVARFRTVMTGEMFSLLSKQSILAQWLHTSVVPGEPFLAGVRQGMAGDALTAELFSVRASVLLGIREAHEAASFTSGLLIGADVKTGLADAPPTGDVIVMGRPDLTRLYAAALKEAGRTAHEVDGERAFLAGIQALVKELK, via the coding sequence ATGGCTGAACGCATGTGGACGAACGGCATCATCGCGGTCGACTGGGGCACCACCAACCGCCGCGCCTGGCGGCTCGACCCCAACGGCCGCAGCGAGGCCGAGTTCGAGGACGACCAGGGGATCACCGCGATCAAGCCCGGCGGCTTTCCCGCCGCGGTCGCCGACGTCCGCCAGCGCCTCGGCGACCTGCCCTTGCTGATGGCCGGGATGATCGGCTCCAACCGCGGCTGGGTCGAGGCGCCCTACGTCGCCTGTCCCGCCGGCCCCGCCGAGCTCGCCAAGCACCTCCAGCAGATCCCCGACCAGAAGGCCGCGATCGTCCCCGGCTTGAGCTATTGCGACGGCCACCGCGCCGACGTCATGCGCGGCGAGGAGGTGCAACTCTTCGGCGCGGTCGCCGCGGGCCTGAGCCCCCCCGACGCGCTCGTCTGCCACCCCGGCACCCACAACAAATGGGCGCTGCTCGAAGCCGGCCGCGTCGCCCGCTTCCGCACCGTGATGACCGGCGAGATGTTCAGCCTGCTCTCCAAGCAAAGCATCCTCGCCCAATGGCTCCACACCTCGGTCGTCCCGGGCGAACCCTTCCTCGCCGGGGTCCGCCAGGGCATGGCCGGCGACGCGCTCACCGCCGAGCTCTTCTCGGTCCGCGCCAGCGTCCTCCTCGGCATCCGCGAGGCGCATGAAGCGGCGAGTTTCACCAGCGGCCTCCTCATCGGCGCCGACGTGAAGACCGGCCTCGCCGACGCCCCGCCCACCGGCGACGTCATCGTGATGGGCCGCCCCGACCTCACCCGCCTCTACGCCGCCGCGCTCAAGGAAGCCGGCCGAACCGCGCACGAGGTCGACGGGGAACGCGCCTTCCTCGCCGGCATTCAGGCGCTCGTGAAGGAACTCAAATGA
- the dgoD gene encoding galactonate dehydratase encodes MALPELIIDRIETFLVPPRWLFVRVETRDGAVGWGEASLEGYGEAVMGAFEPIRDRFIGHDARRIEDIWQIAYRGGFYRGGPVLMSALSGLDQALWDLKGHAAGMPAWEMMGGRVRDKIRAYSWIGGDRPHDIGAAAKERHDQGFTAIKMNATAEMDWIGTPKLFDDVIARVEAAQAAGMDVGLDFHGRVHRPLAKRLAAALEPLGLLFIEEPLLSENFEGLKEISGLVSTPIALGERLFSRWDFKRFFEQAAVDIVQPDLSHAGGLSECRRIAAMAEAHDVAVAPHCPLGPLALAACLQLAGTAPNVAIQEMSIGIHYNVGHDLTSYVKDPEVLTAQEGYLAIPTGPGLGITIDEQQVREVAKEGHRWRNPIWRTRDGSFAEW; translated from the coding sequence ATGGCGCTGCCCGAGCTGATCATCGATCGGATCGAGACCTTCCTGGTCCCGCCGCGCTGGCTGTTCGTGCGGGTCGAGACCAGGGACGGCGCGGTCGGCTGGGGCGAGGCGAGCCTCGAAGGCTATGGCGAAGCGGTGATGGGGGCGTTCGAGCCGATCCGCGATCGCTTTATCGGCCACGACGCGCGGCGGATCGAGGACATCTGGCAGATCGCCTATCGCGGCGGCTTCTACCGCGGCGGGCCGGTGCTGATGAGCGCGCTTAGCGGGCTCGACCAGGCGCTGTGGGATTTGAAGGGCCATGCCGCGGGGATGCCGGCGTGGGAGATGATGGGCGGGCGGGTGCGCGACAAGATCCGCGCTTACTCGTGGATCGGCGGCGACCGGCCGCACGACATCGGCGCGGCGGCGAAGGAGCGTCACGACCAGGGCTTCACCGCGATCAAGATGAACGCGACCGCCGAGATGGACTGGATCGGAACGCCCAAGCTGTTCGACGACGTGATTGCGCGGGTCGAGGCGGCGCAGGCGGCGGGGATGGACGTCGGGCTCGACTTCCACGGACGGGTCCACCGGCCGCTCGCCAAAAGGCTGGCGGCGGCGCTCGAACCCCTCGGGCTGTTGTTCATCGAGGAGCCGCTGCTGAGCGAGAATTTCGAGGGACTGAAGGAGATTTCGGGGCTGGTCTCGACCCCGATCGCGCTGGGCGAACGCTTGTTCTCGCGGTGGGATTTCAAGCGCTTCTTCGAGCAGGCGGCGGTGGACATCGTCCAACCGGATCTGAGCCACGCGGGGGGCCTGAGCGAATGCCGGCGGATCGCGGCGATGGCCGAGGCGCATGACGTGGCGGTGGCGCCGCATTGCCCGCTCGGGCCGCTGGCGCTGGCGGCCTGCCTCCAGCTCGCCGGGACCGCGCCCAACGTCGCGATCCAGGAGATGAGCATCGGCATCCACTATAATGTCGGTCACGACCTGACGAGCTACGTCAAGGATCCGGAGGTGCTGACCGCGCAGGAAGGCTATCTGGCGATCCCGACCGGGCCGGGCCTGGGCATCACCATCGACGAGCAGCAGGTGCGCGAGGTGGCGAAAGAAGGCCATCGCTGGCGCAATCCGATCTGGCGGACGCGCGACGGCAGCTTCGCCGAATGGTGA
- a CDS encoding SMP-30/gluconolactonase/LRE family protein: MSEESTVRLLADVHAVLGEGPIWVAATQSLWWVDIKGRKLFRWRSGNRLDEWPTPFRIGSIAPRESGGFIAGTEHGFAQVDPEAGRFELLFDPEEDRPSNRFNDGKVDRQGRFFVGTMDDNEEKASGAVYRLDKTLLCARVDDGFKVANGPAFSPDGRTMYVNDSSLRLTYAYTATPDGTPAGKRTFVQWGEDDGFPDGMTVDAEGCLWIAFWDGGCIRRVSPAGERLSEWRMPVSRPTSVAFGGLMLDKLYITSASIGLDELSLRSQPNAGGLFMLEPGVSGIAERPFAG, translated from the coding sequence ATGAGCGAAGAGTCGACTGTTCGGCTGCTGGCCGATGTTCACGCCGTGCTCGGCGAGGGTCCCATCTGGGTCGCGGCGACGCAGTCGCTGTGGTGGGTCGACATCAAGGGGCGCAAGCTGTTCCGCTGGCGCTCGGGCAACCGGCTCGACGAGTGGCCGACGCCGTTCCGGATCGGCAGCATCGCCCCGCGCGAGAGCGGCGGGTTCATCGCCGGGACCGAGCATGGCTTCGCCCAGGTCGATCCCGAGGCGGGGCGGTTCGAGCTGCTGTTCGATCCCGAGGAGGACCGGCCGAGCAACCGCTTCAACGACGGCAAGGTCGACCGCCAGGGCCGCTTCTTCGTCGGGACGATGGACGACAATGAGGAGAAGGCGAGCGGGGCGGTCTACCGGCTCGACAAGACGCTGCTGTGCGCGCGGGTCGACGACGGCTTCAAGGTCGCCAACGGGCCCGCCTTCAGCCCCGACGGGCGGACAATGTACGTCAACGACAGTTCGCTGCGGCTGACCTACGCCTACACCGCCACCCCCGACGGGACGCCCGCGGGCAAGCGGACCTTCGTCCAGTGGGGCGAGGACGACGGCTTCCCCGACGGGATGACGGTCGATGCCGAGGGTTGTCTGTGGATCGCCTTCTGGGACGGCGGGTGCATCCGCCGGGTATCGCCGGCGGGCGAGCGCCTGAGCGAGTGGCGGATGCCGGTGTCGCGGCCGACCAGCGTCGCCTTCGGCGGGCTGATGCTGGACAAGCTCTACATCACCAGCGCGAGCATCGGCCTGGATGAATTATCGTTGAGGTCGCAACCGAATGCCGGCGGGCTCTTTATGCTCGAACCAGGCGTTAGCGGGATTGCCGAGCGTCCGTTCGCCGGCTGA
- a CDS encoding TonB family protein has protein sequence MVQRFSPLTPRDRASALAAVVLIQLAMLAALIASGRVTLTSTVEPPPIESFEVRAPAVPPLQHRARPLPKAAQPEAEASAVNLRSVATPVATPVPVVSPPVIPQIAVSDVPLIGNAATQGAADVAGPGSGAGGVGVGTGAGNGGNGAGQGGGGGIASGPRQIAGSITRRDYPAELRDRDIPYEEVALQYRVGADGYVRGCEVVRSSGSPLLDQRTCALYEQRYRYLPARDAGGQPVEITIRAIRSWSLYR, from the coding sequence GTGGTGCAACGTTTCTCTCCTCTGACCCCGCGCGACCGCGCGAGCGCGCTGGCGGCCGTGGTGCTGATCCAGCTGGCGATGCTGGCCGCGCTGATCGCGTCTGGCCGGGTCACGCTGACCAGCACGGTCGAGCCGCCGCCGATCGAGAGCTTCGAGGTGCGCGCGCCGGCGGTGCCGCCGCTCCAGCATCGCGCGCGCCCGCTGCCCAAGGCGGCGCAGCCCGAGGCCGAGGCGAGCGCGGTCAACCTGCGCAGCGTTGCGACCCCGGTCGCCACGCCGGTGCCGGTGGTCAGCCCGCCGGTCATCCCGCAGATCGCGGTGAGCGACGTGCCGCTGATCGGCAACGCGGCGACGCAGGGCGCGGCCGACGTGGCGGGGCCGGGCTCCGGGGCCGGCGGGGTCGGCGTGGGCACGGGCGCAGGCAATGGCGGAAATGGCGCCGGTCAGGGCGGCGGCGGGGGCATCGCCAGCGGGCCGCGCCAGATCGCCGGGTCGATCACCCGCCGCGACTATCCCGCCGAATTGCGCGACCGCGACATCCCCTATGAGGAAGTGGCGCTTCAATATCGGGTCGGGGCCGACGGCTATGTCCGCGGCTGCGAGGTGGTGCGCTCGAGCGGGTCGCCGCTGCTCGACCAGCGGACCTGCGCGCTTTACGAGCAGCGCTATCGCTACCTGCCGGCGCGCGATGCTGGCGGCCAGCCGGTCGAGATCACCATTCGCGCGATCCGCAGCTGGTCGCTCTACCGCTAG
- a CDS encoding aldose 1-epimerase, which produces MRESHSDKRTVLEHACFPLVPYVNRIRGGEFEFRGETIRLAPNMAGDPSPLHGQGWLGEWSVESAGAADAELFFRHEAGEWPWAYEALQTFALDPQGLSVRLQCRNRSHRPMPCGLGLHPYFPCDGGTRLDTVVKTVWEIDENVLPTREVPAEGRYDLRDRAVCGQGLDHGFGGWGGEARMWEEGGERRLIMSSPDAHFFQLYSPPTGGIYVAEPVTHANAALNAPEERWPELGMRVLGPGEDVTLRMRIEVAHG; this is translated from the coding sequence TTGCGCGAAAGTCACAGCGACAAGCGAACCGTGCTCGAGCATGCCTGCTTCCCGCTAGTGCCCTACGTCAATCGCATCCGCGGGGGCGAATTTGAGTTCAGGGGCGAAACGATCCGGCTCGCGCCGAACATGGCGGGCGACCCGAGCCCGCTGCACGGGCAGGGGTGGCTGGGAGAATGGTCGGTCGAGAGCGCGGGGGCGGCGGACGCCGAGCTGTTCTTCCGCCACGAGGCGGGGGAGTGGCCGTGGGCCTATGAGGCGCTGCAGACCTTTGCGCTCGATCCTCAAGGGCTGAGCGTGCGGCTGCAGTGCCGTAATCGGTCGCACCGGCCGATGCCGTGCGGGCTGGGCTTGCACCCTTACTTTCCGTGCGATGGCGGGACCCGGCTCGATACGGTGGTCAAGACGGTGTGGGAGATCGACGAAAACGTCTTGCCCACTCGCGAGGTGCCGGCGGAGGGGCGCTACGACCTGCGCGATCGGGCGGTGTGCGGGCAGGGCCTCGACCACGGTTTCGGCGGGTGGGGCGGCGAGGCGCGGATGTGGGAGGAGGGCGGTGAGCGGCGGCTCATCATGTCGTCGCCCGATGCGCATTTCTTCCAGCTCTATTCGCCGCCGACCGGGGGGATTTACGTCGCCGAGCCGGTCACCCACGCCAATGCGGCATTGAACGCGCCCGAGGAGCGCTGGCCCGAGCTGGGGATGCGGGTGCTGGGGCCGGGCGAGGACGTGACGCTGAGGATGCGGATCGAAGTTGCGCACGGCTGA
- the acs gene encoding acetate--CoA ligase — translation MTATVHPVPEHFKARIGPDEAAALRDHYARDPDGFWLEQARRLDWSRAPTQAGDWSFAKDDFHIRWYADGQLNLSVNCLDRHLAAHGDKTALIFEPDEPGTGHAWTYRALHEETCRFANLLRQQGVGRGDRVMIYLPMIPEAAAAMLACARIGAVHSVVFGGFSPESLAGRIADCGAVALITADQGVRGGKVIPLKANVDKALEQSVGIRSVIVIRRTGAEVPMTHGRDLDYSTVRDSLATEAEPEAMDAEDPLFILYTSGSTGKPKGVVHTVGGYSVWAATTFDWIFGATDNDIFWCTADIGWITGHTYVVYGPLMNGATSVMFDGVPNYPDFGRFWETCDRLGVTIFYTAPTAIRALMREGDAPVKAHSRQSIRLLGTVGEPINPEAWNWYNEVVGEGRCPIVDTWWQTETGGALISPLPGATPTKPGSATQPLPGIELLLLDAEHNVLTGPASGNLCIPVSWPGQMRTVWGDHERFFQTYFTAYPGLYFTGDGCRRDEDGYYWITGRVDDVINVSGHRVGTAEVESALVEHPAVAEAAVVPVPHDIKGQAIHAFVTLTAGTEGSDTLRQELNAEVRKHIGALAIPERIQFTPALPKTRSGKIMRRILRKIAEGDLGALGDTSTLADPSVVDALVAGRSG, via the coding sequence ATGACCGCCACCGTCCACCCGGTCCCGGAGCATTTCAAGGCACGGATCGGGCCGGACGAGGCGGCTGCCCTGCGCGACCACTATGCGCGCGACCCCGACGGCTTCTGGCTGGAGCAAGCGCGCCGGCTCGACTGGTCGCGCGCACCCACTCAGGCGGGCGACTGGAGCTTCGCCAAGGACGACTTCCACATTCGCTGGTATGCCGACGGGCAGTTGAACCTCTCGGTCAACTGCCTCGACCGTCACCTCGCCGCCCACGGCGACAAGACCGCCCTGATCTTCGAGCCCGACGAGCCCGGCACCGGCCACGCCTGGACCTACCGCGCGCTCCACGAAGAGACCTGCCGCTTCGCCAACCTGCTGCGCCAGCAGGGCGTCGGCCGCGGCGACCGGGTGATGATCTATTTGCCGATGATCCCCGAGGCGGCGGCGGCGATGCTCGCCTGCGCGCGGATCGGCGCGGTCCATTCGGTGGTGTTCGGCGGCTTCAGCCCCGAAAGCCTCGCCGGCCGCATCGCCGACTGCGGCGCGGTCGCGCTGATCACCGCCGACCAGGGCGTCCGCGGCGGCAAGGTCATCCCGCTGAAAGCCAACGTCGACAAGGCGCTCGAACAAAGCGTGGGCATCCGCAGCGTCATCGTCATCCGCCGCACCGGCGCCGAGGTGCCGATGACGCACGGCCGCGACCTCGACTATTCCACCGTCCGCGACAGCCTCGCCACCGAGGCTGAGCCCGAAGCGATGGACGCCGAGGACCCGCTGTTCATCCTCTACACCTCGGGCTCGACCGGCAAACCCAAGGGCGTCGTCCACACCGTCGGCGGCTACAGCGTGTGGGCGGCGACCACCTTCGACTGGATTTTCGGCGCCACCGACAACGACATCTTCTGGTGTACCGCCGACATCGGCTGGATCACCGGCCACACCTATGTGGTCTACGGCCCGCTGATGAACGGCGCGACCAGCGTGATGTTCGACGGCGTCCCCAACTACCCCGACTTCGGCCGCTTCTGGGAGACCTGCGACCGCCTCGGCGTCACCATCTTCTACACCGCGCCGACCGCCATCCGCGCGCTGATGCGCGAGGGCGACGCCCCGGTGAAGGCGCACAGCCGCCAGAGCATCCGGTTGCTCGGCACGGTCGGCGAGCCGATCAATCCCGAGGCGTGGAACTGGTATAACGAGGTCGTCGGCGAGGGCCGCTGCCCGATCGTCGACACCTGGTGGCAGACCGAGACCGGCGGCGCGCTCATCTCGCCCCTCCCCGGCGCTACCCCGACCAAGCCCGGCTCGGCCACCCAGCCGCTCCCCGGGATCGAGCTCCTCCTGCTCGACGCCGAGCACAACGTCCTCACTGGCCCGGCCAGCGGCAATCTGTGCATCCCGGTCTCTTGGCCGGGACAGATGCGCACCGTCTGGGGCGACCACGAGCGCTTCTTCCAGACCTATTTCACCGCTTACCCCGGGCTCTACTTCACCGGCGACGGCTGCCGCCGCGACGAGGATGGCTATTACTGGATCACCGGGCGGGTCGACGACGTCATCAACGTCTCGGGCCACCGGGTCGGCACCGCCGAGGTCGAAAGTGCTTTGGTCGAGCATCCCGCGGTCGCCGAGGCGGCAGTCGTCCCCGTCCCCCACGACATCAAGGGCCAGGCGATCCACGCCTTCGTCACCCTGACCGCCGGCACCGAAGGCTCCGACACCCTCCGCCAGGAATTGAACGCCGAGGTCCGCAAGCATATCGGCGCGCTCGCCATCCCCGAGCGCATCCAGTTCACCCCCGCCTTGCCCAAGACCCGCAGCGGCAAGATCATGCGCCGCATCCTCCGCAAGATCGCCGAAGGCGACCTGGGGGCGCTCGGCGACACCTCGACGCTCGCCGATCCCTCGGTGGTCGACGCACTCGTCGCGGGACGCTCGGGCTGA
- a CDS encoding DUF3833 family protein — protein MRQIFATSALVALAGCTEVQLPATATASLDPIAFFTGSSHGDGQFHEVLSSPHGVQVDSSGRRLPDGGLLLTQRIAEEGKAPRTREWIMRPAGPGRFTGSLTEAVGPVELTVEGPRAEVRYAMKKGLKVTQELALQPDGMTVLNHLEVHKLGLRVAWLDETIRKERR, from the coding sequence ATGCGTCAGATTTTCGCCACGTCCGCGCTCGTCGCGCTCGCCGGCTGCACCGAAGTGCAGCTTCCCGCCACTGCGACCGCGTCGCTCGATCCGATCGCTTTCTTCACCGGCAGCAGTCACGGCGACGGCCAGTTCCACGAAGTCCTGTCGAGCCCGCACGGCGTCCAGGTCGACAGCAGCGGGCGCCGCCTGCCCGACGGCGGCCTCCTCCTCACTCAGCGCATCGCCGAGGAAGGCAAGGCCCCGCGCACGCGCGAGTGGATCATGCGCCCCGCCGGCCCCGGCCGCTTCACCGGCAGCCTGACCGAGGCGGTCGGCCCGGTCGAGCTGACCGTCGAGGGCCCCCGCGCCGAGGTCCGTTATGCAATGAAGAAGGGCCTCAAGGTCACGCAGGAGCTGGCGCTCCAACCCGACGGGATGACCGTCCTCAACCACCTCGAGGTGCATAAGCTTGGGTTGCGGGTGGCGTGGCTCGACGAGACGATCCGCAAGGAACGCCGCTGA
- a CDS encoding 2-dehydro-3-deoxy-6-phosphogalactonate aldolase: MTAVDDFKRYLAECPLVAIIRGVTPNEAEAIGDALYEGGIRIIEVPLNSPDPLASIQRLSARLGDKALIGAGTVLKATQVGEVAAAGGRLIVSPNTDAAVITAAVNAGLVSSPGYFTPSEAFTAIHAGAHALKLFPAEGATPAVLKAQKAVLPKDLPILVVGGVKPDGLQPWRDAGAAGFGLGSGVYTPGQSPADTLERTRAYVAGCRA, translated from the coding sequence ATGACCGCCGTCGACGACTTCAAACGCTATCTTGCCGAATGCCCGCTGGTCGCGATCATCCGCGGCGTCACCCCCAACGAGGCCGAAGCGATCGGCGACGCGCTTTACGAAGGCGGCATCCGCATCATCGAGGTGCCGCTCAATAGCCCCGACCCCCTCGCCAGCATCCAGCGCCTCTCCGCCCGCCTCGGCGACAAGGCGCTGATCGGCGCCGGCACCGTCCTCAAGGCCACCCAGGTCGGCGAGGTCGCCGCCGCCGGCGGTCGGCTGATCGTCTCACCCAACACCGACGCCGCGGTCATCACCGCCGCGGTCAACGCCGGCCTCGTCAGCAGCCCCGGCTACTTCACCCCGTCCGAAGCCTTCACCGCCATCCACGCCGGCGCCCATGCGCTGAAGCTCTTCCCCGCCGAGGGCGCCACCCCGGCCGTCCTCAAGGCGCAGAAGGCCGTCCTGCCCAAGGACCTGCCGATCCTCGTCGTCGGCGGGGTCAAGCCCGACGGGCTGCAGCCGTGGCGCGACGCGGGCGCCGCCGGCTTCGGCCTCGGCAGCGGGGTCTACACGCCCGGCCAGTCGCCCGCCGACACGCTCGAGCGGACGCGCGCCTACGTCGCGGGGTGCCGGGCATGA